DNA from Nitrospira sp.:
CGAAGACTAGATTGATATCCTCGCGGAGAGAATCCTGACCTTTTTGCTGATTGAAGTCCAGATGGTAGTGTTTGTAGAAGGAATGATAGCTATGTTGTACGGGTTTTCCTGTGCTCTTAAAACAGAATTCAATTAGGTCAAGCACTGCCAGCTTAGGTGGAAGCGCTTGTGGATTAAGTGGCCAGTCAATGTCGGGAATATGTCCTTTTTGAGCCAACGAAAAGTCACTTTCTGAACATCCACAAGCAACTTGCCCGTCTGGACATGTGGCTGGAAACCGAAAGCCAAATGATCCATCTTCTAGTCGAGAGTTAATTGCTGCAACAATGCCGCCCCATGCAGGCTGGGAAATTTCCTCGCTTGTTCGTGGTCTCGGTCCAGATTCTCGGTCGCTAAAATACTGCTGTGGCATACATTTTCACCAATAGCATGTGAATGACAAAACGTAGGCATTGATCGGAATCATCGTTTCACCGCCGCAATTTCCTCAACTTTTCCCATTCCAGCTCAGTGGACGTGCGCCTGGCGGGCGGAGAGGGGAGGTCTCGGAGCGCCATCAAAGCGGAGGCAGCATTCTCGATTGGACTGGGCGGGCTGTTCTGCTGCAGCAGATGGTGTCTCCTGTTCGAAGCTCTGTTCGCGCGTGGCGCTGAACAGAGCAAGTTGAGGCACCAAGGCCCGCTCAGCACTCGTCGCTGCCAAAGCTTTGGTCTCAGGCGCGAAGAGATCTCCCACTACGCCCGCCTCTTCACACCGGCCACTTCTCTTCGGTCCAGGCCATCTCCCAAAACATCCACTCATATTTAGAACTGATCAAGAAGGCCTGCTCCATCCGTTTCTTTTCCTCGTGCCCCGTAGTCCGTGCCCAGGTATCGATCCTGGCCCGCATCCATTCCTGTACCGCTTCGAATTCGGGCGAGGCATAGAGAAGCAACCAGTCTCGGTAGGGATGTTTGGCCGGGGGCGCGCCGTGCTTGAGGAGGTGTTTGCCGACGACGCAGTAGATCCAAGCACAGGGGAGGGCGACAACGGCGATCTCCGTGGCGGTACCGCCCTGGGCGACGGCGAGCATGTGGCGGGTATAGGCATAGTTGGTGGGAGCCATCGGTTCGTTCAGCATGTCTTGCGGCGAGAGTTTCCAACGCTTGCCGTAATTCTCGTGGAGGCTGCGCTCGACCGTGATGGTGTCTTCGGCCAGCTTGGCAAAGCGCAGTCCCGATTCGGAGTCCGGTGCGCGCAA
Protein-coding regions in this window:
- a CDS encoding thiaminease II; the protein is MSFSNHLRKLAQPVWDAQLTHPFVLALGKGTLSERKFRYYILQDARFLAELARVFAAGSLRAPDSESGLRFAKLAEDTITVERSLHENYGKRWKLSPQDMLNEPMAPTNYAYTRHMLAVAQGGTATEIAVVALPCAWIYCVVGKHLLKHGAPPAKHPYRDWLLLYASPEFEAVQEWMRARIDTWARTTGHEEKKRMEQAFLISSKYEWMFWEMAWTEEKWPV